GGTTTTGCTGTCGATCACTTTCCCGGAGATCTTCACGGGCGCCGGCTGCTGGGTGATCACCACGTAACCTTCCACCAGCTTGTATTCCAGGCCTGTATCTTCCAGCATGCCATGTAAGGCGTCCTGGATACGGATATCAGCACTGCTGACGGTTACCTTTTTATGGGTTTTCTCCAGTAATTCTTCCGGTAACATAAATTTAACTTCGCTCTGCTTTTCGATAGCGAGCAAAGCTTCCTTCAGGGCTACCTTGTTCAATTGCAGGTTTATTTTCCGGGTCAGATCCTGGCTATTTACATTTGCGGCCAAAAGCAACCCCGCTGCGGTGAGTTGCAATACCAGCACAATAAATGAACATTTCATCAGGAAATAAATTAAGGGCCTTGGTCCTTTCCTTTTACCCAATGGCGCGCCGGACTGGTTTTGTTCCTGGCGGGCCCGTTGGCAGGCGAAGGTGGGTTGCATGCTAAATCTTAAAGGATTTCTTTTTAATCCTTTTTCCATACTTTTGAATGTTACTGGTTAATCCCGGTTTTCCGGGAAATCTGGTATCTCTTTTCAGATGCCTGTTCGTCGTCCAAAACTTATCAGGCATCATGAAATCACTTTGAGACGTTCCCGTGTATTTGTCAGATACCGGGAACGTTTTTTTAGTTGTGTACTGTTAGTGCATATGTTTGTTTTGCGCGTTAATGAATAGTGACCTGCCGGTTGTTTATCTTGTAGGTAAATCTGCTGCCGGCGCTCAATACACGGAGTGTTTCCTCCAATGGCCTGTTGGCTGACAGTGTAACAGTGATCCGCTTTTGCGCGGTAGTTGTTTGTTTAAAACTGATGCTCACATTATACCAACGCTCCAGCACGTCCGCCACTTCCCTTAATGTACTGTTGTTAAACGCCAGGCGTGCATTTTTCCAGCCGGCAATATCTGCTACCGGCATTTCCGCCATGGTGGCTTTTTGGGCGACCGGGTCCCAGGTGACCTGTTGGCCAGGTGTTAACACCGTTACAGATGGCGTATAGCCGTTAACGTTATCAGAATGTTCTACCTGTACTTTACCGGTAGCCACCGCTACCGTCAGTGGTGTTCCCTTGAAAGCGTTGATCTTAAAGGAGGTTCCCAACACCCGTGTTTGCACATTGCCGGTATGCACAATAAAAGGATGCGCCGGATCTTCGCTGATCTCAAAGAAAGCTTCACCGGTAAGCGTAATTTCCCTGGAAGGGCCGTTAAATGCTTCCGGATATTCCAGCTTACTGTCTGCCCCCAGATGTATCACTGATCCGTCTGCCAGCGTGATCACGGCCCGCTGACCTCTGGGGTTTTGTTTTTCAAGATTGGCCAGCGCCATGGAGGTGGCTTTGCCGTGCTTCCTGTATTGCTGTACACCGATTGTGCCCAGCGCAGACACCAGGATGGTCCAGATAGCAGCGCGGCGCAGGAAAGAGAGTCGCTTCACCGGTCGTTGCACAACAGGTGCCTGCTCCGGCTCTATGACCGCTATACGCTGTCGCAGCACTGTTTTCCAGTCTTCCGCCTGTTGGTCGTCTACCCTGATCTGCTCCATCAGCAACATGTCTGCTGTCAACCGCTCCGTTAACATTTCATCCAGTAACTGTTGTCCTTCCGGTTGCTGCATAAAAGCGGCCACCAGCAGTTTTTCTTCTGCGGTGCAGCGATTATCCAGGTATTTGTTCATTAATGCTTTCGTGATCGTATTTGCCATGTTGATAAGTGAACGATGGTCCGTTCACTTATATAGGGCAGAAAAAAAAGAAGAGGGGCTAATGGGGTTATCACAGGTAACAATTACATAACATTGACCGGGTTGATCAGGGCATCCACCAATAAAATATAACGACCATGGTTACGTCCGTATAGTCTTTCAGGTGATGCCTGAAATGGTTCAGGGAAGCTTTAATATGATTCTTAACAGTAAACAGCGACAGGTTCAACTCTTTGGCAATTTCCGCATGGGAGCGATGTTCATGGCGGCTCATTTTAAATACACGCTGACGTTGCGGACTGAGTTCATCCAATTTATCAAGATACGCCTGCGTTAATTCGTGACAGTTCATCTGGTTATCTGCCGCGGGGGTCAACAGTGTTTCATCGTCAAATGCCTGCTCAATGGGCAACATGGCCAATGACTTTTTGGTCATGGCTTTGATAACAGCATTTTTGATGGCACGGAATAAATAAGGCGCCAGTTGCACGTCCGGGTCCAGTTGCTGTCTTTTCTCCCAAACCCACAACATCAGGTCCATCATCGTTTCTTCTGCGATGCCCTTGTCCTGCAAATAGTTCAGCGCATAATTATACAACCTTCTGGAATACCGGTCGAACAATATTTCGAACGCCTTCACATTATCGAGCCTGCATTGTTCCAACAGTGAATAATCTGATAAGTCGTGTAGAGCTTCGCTCATATATTCCTTCCAATTTTTCCAGTCGCAAACATAAGGGCAAAAAAACAGCAGCGATATTATCTAAACATTAACTTTTGTTGTTGTGTTATTGCCCCGGTTGTTGCGCAATGGCTTTCTTCGCGGCGCGAAGCACTTTAAGCAATGACATGTTCCTGGTGGCACCGTCCAGTTCAGCTACTATGTCATGTGGGGACATAGGCGTGGCAGTGCCGTCTTCCGCAACTGTCACCATTTCGTTGTCTTTCAGCCCTATGGCTACTGCGTTGGGGACATTACCCATTTTTCCATCGAGGTATTCGAAGATGGTATCTGTTACGATAGTGCCATTAGCCCTCACTATTCCCCAGCTGGCCTCAGAAGTGCAATATCCAAAGAAACCTTTTTTCAGATAACTGAAACGGTAGTACGCTACAGGAAGCACCCGGTAAAATTGCTCTCCGACAGCGAACAGTCCCGCTTTCATCCCGTTGCGGACCATCGCATACCGTTCATCGTTTTCGGGCGTATACAACGGTTCTATGCTATCATAAACGACATCTGTCAACCAACCTTTATCCGGCGCATACAGGCCTGTCTTTTTATCTATCGTGACGGCAAACGCCAGGAGTGCATGTATCCAGCGAAACTGCTGCTGCGCGAAAGGCAACAACGTTTCGCCGGTGGCGTCCAGCAGCGCATTAGCCTTGCCACGCGTGACGATATAATATTCCCCGGCAGCGGTTATCTCATCCAATGCACCCACTGGCAATAGTTTCATCCGATGCGTAAAAAACAGTTTTTCCCCGTTCTCCTTTGCCAGTTGAAAATAACTGTGCCCCTCCATGTCACGGACAGCGACAATAGAAATGGCAGGTTGAAAAGGCAGCAGCACTTCACCCGAAGCGCCGATCAAGGCCCACTCATGCCCCTTTTTCACGGCAAACAAATCATGGCCGGGCAGGTGCCCATCATCATAAACCAACGGGACAATCGTTTGTCCGTTTTCATCCACCACTCCAAATTTGCCATCCATGACAACAGCGCCGTAACCATACTCAAAGTCATCGGCCCGGTCGTAGATACAGGGCACCACTTCTATGCCACGGCGATTGATATATCCCCATTTGTCCCGTTTCGACACTGTGGCCAGTCCCTCGGTAATGGGAAAATCGCCGATCGTATCATATGTTGCGGGCACTACTATTTCGCCAAGCGCGTCCTTCATTCCCTTCAACCCTTCTTCTGTAAAGACTTCCAGCCTAAACGGATGAAGGGATGATCTGATCAGCGCCCAGCCATAATCGTAGACTGCTGCATTCAGGTGTTGCCGGAAAGCAACTCCTTCTAAAAAGGGACATTCATCCAACAGTGAAGGATCATTGGCGGCTATGGCCTTATGGATAACGGCGTTGTTCTCTTCGATGCTGCCCTTCAATGCTGCCGCTTCCGACAGATAACCATCACCAGGCGGCGTCTCATCTATCGATTCTCCCCACGGCGCCAGACGAAAAAATCGTAAGCCCGCTCTTTCTTCGAGGTACCGAAAAAGTTTCTCCCTGGCTGCCAGGAAAGCGGCAGGATCATCCAGCAGTGCAGACTGGTGCGCTTCTATAAAATCATACAATGCACGCAGTGCAATAATGCCATTTTTCGCCAACGTATACAGGCCACCTTCCGCACCATGATCCAATGGTGGCGAAACAGCGATATCGCCGGCAAACAGCGGATGGAACAACAAAGGAAACCCGTTCCCCCAACGCATCATCGGGTTATAAAAATAACTGTCTTCTGTAGGAGGGAAGTGTTGCGCTATCGTTGCCGGGATGGAGTCCTGATTTAATAAGTACATACTGCGGGTCATAATCAACAATGTTGTATCCGCAAGTATACAAAAAATAGAAGCAAGTCCCTGCCAGCTGAAAAGTGATTAGTCCTTACGGTTGGCCGGCGCCTCCGGAGGAACCATACACCTGTCCGGTAGCGTAACTTGCGTCAGCAGCAGCCAGCTGAACATAAATAGAAGCCAGTTCCGCCGGTTGTCCCGGCCGGCCAAAAGGTGTTTTAGCGCCGAAATTTTTCAGGTTCTCCTGCGTAGAACCGCCACTCACCTGCAAAGCCGTCCAGATAGGCCCGGGCGCCACGCCGTTTACCCTGATGCCTTTGGGTGCCAGCTGTTTAGCCAGTGATTTGATGTAATTGGTCGTGGCAGCTTTCGTTTGTGCGTAATCGTATAGTTCTGCGGAGGGGTCATAAGCCTGCTCCGACGTAGTACCGATGATAACAGCGCCTGGCTGCAGATGAGGCAAGGCTGCTTTAATAATCCAGAAAGGCGCGTAGATGTTCGTCTTCATCGTCCAGTCAAACTGTTCTGTGGAAATGTCGAGAATAGAAGTATGCGCCTGTTGCCTGCCTGCATTGTTCACCACGATGTCCAGTCCGCCTAATGCGCTGACAGCGTCCGCCACCAGCTTCCGGCAGAACTCCTCATTCCGCAGGTCACCGGGGAGTGCCACGGCCTTACGGCCTTCCGCCTTAATAAGTGCTATTACTTCCTTTGCGTCCGGCTCTTCTGTAGGGAAATAATTGATGGCCACGTCGGCACCCTCACGGGCATACGCAATGGCAGCTGCGCGGCCCATGCCGGAATCTCCGCCGGTAATCAATGCCTTGCGGCCTTTGAGGCGTCCGGAGCCTTTGTAGCTTTTTTCTCCGTGATCGGGGCGTGGGTCCATCTGGCCTGCCAGTCCGGGCCACGGCTGTGATTGCGCTTTAAAAGGAGGCCTGGGGTATTTGCTGATAGGGTCTTCTATACCAGCTATTGAAGACATCGATGCCAAACTGTTGCCCCTGGCTATCATATCGGGTACTGTCAACATTGCGAGGGAAGTTCCCACACCGGTAAGCATACGGCGACGGGTGATCTTGCTGTCTGATTCCATAACCTGCGTTTTAATGGTGAGCACGGCCGCCTAAGCAAGACAACCATGCATAGCGGGGCACATTTTCCATGCCAGAACAACATGGGAATCTCAGCAGTAATGGTATAAAAAAGAGAGAGCCGCTTTATAAAAGCGGCTCTCTGAGATTATTTACTGATAGGCTTTCCTTGTTCATCAAAGGTCTCTATCTTCGTTTGATTTTGTTTATCTACATAGATCTTAATCCTCACTTTTCCTTTCTGGTCACGGATAAACAGCCCCACTTCATCTTTCCAGGTGCGGCCTACAAAGAGCCTTTCAGTGCCAAACTTCCCTTCCGAGGCCAGCTGGTTCGTTGCCTCTTCATATATTTTTTCATTCTTCAGCGCTTTGAGGGAATCTATTACCCTGGTCAAACGGGCGCTGGTAAAGTCATCCGGGCGGTCCCATATTTTCAGGCCGTAGGAACGGGCTTTGTCTCCTTCGAGTTCCTGCATGTATTGCAGCTGCATAATCTGATCATTGCGGTATTGATCTACGGAATACACCATGCCGGCGCCATCTTTTTTGGTAGCGTCATATACCAGGCCGCCGCATTCGTCACCGGCGCTGTTGAAGAAAATGAGGCCTGCCGATCTTTCCCTGGCGGCTATCGGTTTACCTTCTACCAGACCAGGGTGCTGTCTTTCAGCGTTGGAGATGACCATCTTCAACGTACCGTCTTTCTCCACTACGTTGATTCTTTCCACATCTATTTCCTGAAAACGCTGTTTACCGAAGTCCGTACGGAAAGCCATAAAAAAGAACGCTATCAGTACAGTGGTGAGAATAAGAGCATAGGCTTTTAAAAAACGGACTTCACGTTGTAATTTTTCCATTTTATTGATCGATTTTAAATGTGTGGTGACAATTGTTTATTTAGTAATCAGTAATGATAAAACAAATATCATTCATCACGCGTTTTTTTGCCCCGCAAATTTGTCACATCTCCCCCTGTTCCCTATCCCAAAACAAGCGTAGGTTTGCTGAACATAAACATATCATGAGAAAACTGATCTTACAAATGCAGCTGTCTGTGGACGGCTTCGCGGCGGCGGCCGACGGAAGCGGCAGCTGGATGGTTTGGAGTTACGGAGACAACTGGACCTGGGACCCTGCCCTGCAGGATTATCATACTGCACTGATAGCATCCGCAGACGAGATATTGTTAAGCAGAAAGATGGCAGAAGAAGGTTTCATCGGCCACTGGGAAAAAATGGCGGGGCAGGTCAACAATCCACAGGCCGTATTTGCCGGACATATCCGGGATGCGGGGAAAGTTGTGTTTACGCATACGCTGGACCAATCTAACTGGCCAAATACAGTGCTGGCCAAAGGCGATCTTACAGCAGAAGTGAAGGCGCTGAAAAAAAAGCAGGGGAAAAATATGATAGTATTTGGCGGTGTTTCCTTTGTATCCGCGCTGATTGCAGCGGGACTGATAGACGAGTATCATCTCATCATCAATCCCGCAGCTATCGGCAGGGGAATGCCCGTTTTTGACAAGGTGCAGGGCGTATTGGGACTGTCGCTGGTCAACACCACTGCGTACCCGTCCGGTATAGTTGTGTTACAATACCGTTATGCAGGCTGATAACAGAGCAGCATCACGCCTTTATCCAGCTGACGGCTGCCGGTGAGCTGTAAACCGGTCTGCATGCCTTCGCCGAAGAAACGTTTGCCACTGCCCATCAGGACCGGATGTACGAGGAACTGGTATTCATCAATCAGGCCTGCTTTGGCCAGCGATTGGACCAGCGCCGCGCTGCCTTCTATCTGTATCTCTTTGCCCGGTTGTTGTTTCAGCCGGGCTATCTCCTGTTCAATATTATCCCGGATGATGGTGGAATGCTCCCAGGTGGCTTCTTTCAGGGTAGTGGACACCACATACTTCTGTACGCTGTTTAATTTGGCAGCGACGCCCATTTCATTATTTTTCAGGGAAGACCAGTAAGGCGCCAGCATCTCATATGTTTTGCGGCCGAAAAGGATAGCATCTGCCGACAGAATGCCTTCGCGTATAATGTCCTGACGCGCCTGGCTGTCGTAAGGGTTAAACCACTGTCCCATGCTTTCAGCGTCAAAAATACCGTCCAGTGTCATCCAGGTAGAAACGATTAACTTTCTCATACGTTGTTTTTTTTGATACAAAGTAACGACGGCAACAATCCAGTGTATAGAACAAACCCGACAATCTTCAGGCGGGGAAGTCCGTGGCCGCTTTCTGGTATTCCAGCGGCGTGAGACCGGTAAAATCACGGAATGCCCTGATCAGGTGGCTCTGATCTGCATAACCGTGCTGAAAAGCCACGCCAGCCATGTCCGTAAAGCCATTACCGCCCAGCTGCCGCAACGCGGCATCAAACTGGCAAATACGGCCAAACGTTTTAGGCGACACGCCTACATGCATATCGAACATACGCTGCAAAGTACGCTCTGTCACATACAACTCCTGCTGTACCTTCAGCATAGACAATGCTCCGCTATGTTGCTGTATCATCCTGGTGGCAAAAAGAACAGGTTGATGTATGTCCAGTTTACCGGGAGATATCAACCGTAAGAAATAATTATTCATCAAGGTCAATCGCTGCTCCAGCGACGGAGCGTTCAACAGCTGCTCCCGCACGCGCATGTCCCGTGCCGGTTCAGACAAACTGATATCCACACTCAGGTCTGTCAGTTCCCGGGCACTCCAGCCAAACAGGGCCTTCAGTGTATGTGGATACAGAAAATACGCGATCAGCGTCGTTGGTCCGGATACCGGTAAAAGAATAGGGCGGATATTCTGCCCATATAGTACAAGATGATCTACTTTGAGATGGCTGGCTGTCAGCTGGAAAACAACGCTGGGATATCCTTTTGCGATCAAAGGCAGGAAAGTGTCGAAAGCCAGGCGCTCACTCTCCAGTACCATGATATGGCTTACATAACCGGCCAATGCAGGAAGCGGTGTGATCAGTTGCGTTCTCATTTAACAACGTGTATGCTGTAAGTTAAACTTTATCTGTCAGCCACGGAATAGCATTTTTTTATGAACTAATTAAATATTTTTTTGTAATTACGTATATGCCATACACACACATTCTATACAAACGCTGGAATATCGCCTTACCTCTCTGGAGCCTCGTCAGTCCCCTGATAGGGCTTGTCATCCTGATGCTGGCCGGCAGCATACACAGTACGTTTTTCTCGCTGCTGATGGCCGTATCCCTGATCAGTATCGTATTGTCTGCCGTACATCATGCCGAAGTAGTGGCCCACAGAGTGGGAGAACCTTATGGCACACTTATTCTGGCGCTGGCCATCACGGTGATAGAAGTATCGCTGATAGTGTCCCTGATGCTGAGCGAAGGCGCCGAAGGCTCCACCCTGGCCAGGGACACCGTATTTGCCGCCATCATGATCCTGTTGACCGGTATCATTGGCCTCTGCCTGCTCCTCGGGGGCTATCGCTACAAAGAACAGGTGTTTATCAAACAAGGCACCAATGCGGCCCTTACTACCCTAACGGCCATCTCTATACTGACACTGGTATTGCCCAACTATACCACCACCACGCCAGGACCGGTATATTCCAACAGTCAGCTGCTGTTTGTGGCGATCATTTCCCTCGTATTGTATGGTGGTTTTGTCTCCGTACAAACCGGCCGCCACAGGGACTATTTCCTGCCGGAAGAAGAAGGGGATACACATTCCGCACCACCGAACAACCTGACGACCACCCTTAGTATGCTGTTTCTGCTGATTGCATTGGTATTGGTCGTGATGCTGTCGAAAAAACTGTCGCCCACCATAGAATCGATGGTGATCAGCATGGGCGCGCCCAAAAGCCTCGTGGGTATTATCATTGCGGCGGTCATCCTGTTGCCGGAGGGGCTGGCGGCCATACGCGCGGCGCGGCGCAACAGGCTGCAAACGAGCCTGAACCTGGCGCTGGGCTCGGCGCTGGCCAGTATAGGGCTTACCATCCCTGCAGTGGCCATCGTCACCGTCTTTGCAGGTTTCAGCGTTACGCTGGGCATAGACACCAAATCCACGTTATTGCTGATATTGTCCCTGTTCACCATCAGTATTTCCTTTAACGCCGGCCGTACCAACATCCTTCAGGGCATTGTGCTGCTGGTGATCCTGGCGACTTATCTGTTTACGACGGTTGTACCATAAAAAAATATATACCTGTCGACAGTATTAAGATTTTCCCGATTGCGTACTTTTTTTTCCCAATTCAATAAATACCTGGCAGAAGCCGGGCTTATCTTCATATTCTGGGGATACACCACATCCCCTTGCTTACAACGAGCAATAAATTTTCGTACGAGAAGGCCGGCCATTTCTGGCTGGCCATTTATGATAGCCTATATTTGGATTATATTGTCAGGTAAAAGCAGCCGCTAACTTATCCTGTCCCATGCTTCGCCATTTCCCATACATCCTGATTTATTGCCTGATACAGGTTTCAGGTTTTTCACTGTATGCTCAGTTGCAGCTGCCGGACGTTTACGGTTACCGTCACCTGCAAACCACCTTCAGGGGCGATACGGTAGACATCCTGATCAAATCCAAAAAAGGAGAGGAACAGGTCAGAAAACCGCTTTTCCTTTTTTGCCAGGGCAGCCTGCCACAGCCGTTGCTGGTCCGGTACGAACAAAACGGCCAGACAGCTGTCATTCCGGCATTTGTATTTAATCCCGACAGCCTCGCCCAATATTATCACCTGGCTATTATTGGCAAAGCGTATGTCCCGCTGGTGGCCGATGAGCGCAACCTCGGCCCCGATATGGC
The Chitinophaga varians genome window above contains:
- a CDS encoding SDR family oxidoreductase; protein product: MESDSKITRRRMLTGVGTSLAMLTVPDMIARGNSLASMSSIAGIEDPISKYPRPPFKAQSQPWPGLAGQMDPRPDHGEKSYKGSGRLKGRKALITGGDSGMGRAAAIAYAREGADVAINYFPTEEPDAKEVIALIKAEGRKAVALPGDLRNEEFCRKLVADAVSALGGLDIVVNNAGRQQAHTSILDISTEQFDWTMKTNIYAPFWIIKAALPHLQPGAVIIGTTSEQAYDPSAELYDYAQTKAATTNYIKSLAKQLAPKGIRVNGVAPGPIWTALQVSGGSTQENLKNFGAKTPFGRPGQPAELASIYVQLAAADASYATGQVYGSSGGAGQP
- a CDS encoding WG repeat-containing protein, producing the protein MYLLNQDSIPATIAQHFPPTEDSYFYNPMMRWGNGFPLLFHPLFAGDIAVSPPLDHGAEGGLYTLAKNGIIALRALYDFIEAHQSALLDDPAAFLAAREKLFRYLEERAGLRFFRLAPWGESIDETPPGDGYLSEAAALKGSIEENNAVIHKAIAANDPSLLDECPFLEGVAFRQHLNAAVYDYGWALIRSSLHPFRLEVFTEEGLKGMKDALGEIVVPATYDTIGDFPITEGLATVSKRDKWGYINRRGIEVVPCIYDRADDFEYGYGAVVMDGKFGVVDENGQTIVPLVYDDGHLPGHDLFAVKKGHEWALIGASGEVLLPFQPAISIVAVRDMEGHSYFQLAKENGEKLFFTHRMKLLPVGALDEITAAGEYYIVTRGKANALLDATGETLLPFAQQQFRWIHALLAFAVTIDKKTGLYAPDKGWLTDVVYDSIEPLYTPENDERYAMVRNGMKAGLFAVGEQFYRVLPVAYYRFSYLKKGFFGYCTSEASWGIVRANGTIVTDTIFEYLDGKMGNVPNAVAIGLKDNEMVTVAEDGTATPMSPHDIVAELDGATRNMSLLKVLRAAKKAIAQQPGQ
- a CDS encoding calcium:proton antiporter — translated: MPYTHILYKRWNIALPLWSLVSPLIGLVILMLAGSIHSTFFSLLMAVSLISIVLSAVHHAEVVAHRVGEPYGTLILALAITVIEVSLIVSLMLSEGAEGSTLARDTVFAAIMILLTGIIGLCLLLGGYRYKEQVFIKQGTNAALTTLTAISILTLVLPNYTTTTPGPVYSNSQLLFVAIISLVLYGGFVSVQTGRHRDYFLPEEEGDTHSAPPNNLTTTLSMLFLLIALVLVVMLSKKLSPTIESMVISMGAPKSLVGIIIAAVILLPEGLAAIRAARRNRLQTSLNLALGSALASIGLTIPAVAIVTVFAGFSVTLGIDTKSTLLLILSLFTISISFNAGRTNILQGIVLLVILATYLFTTVVP
- a CDS encoding dihydrofolate reductase family protein, producing MRKLIVSTWMTLDGIFDAESMGQWFNPYDSQARQDIIREGILSADAILFGRKTYEMLAPYWSSLKNNEMGVAAKLNSVQKYVVSTTLKEATWEHSTIIRDNIEQEIARLKQQPGKEIQIEGSAALVQSLAKAGLIDEYQFLVHPVLMGSGKRFFGEGMQTGLQLTGSRQLDKGVMLLCYQPA
- a CDS encoding FecR family protein, translated to MANTITKALMNKYLDNRCTAEEKLLVAAFMQQPEGQQLLDEMLTERLTADMLLMEQIRVDDQQAEDWKTVLRQRIAVIEPEQAPVVQRPVKRLSFLRRAAIWTILVSALGTIGVQQYRKHGKATSMALANLEKQNPRGQRAVITLADGSVIHLGADSKLEYPEAFNGPSREITLTGEAFFEISEDPAHPFIVHTGNVQTRVLGTSFKINAFKGTPLTVAVATGKVQVEHSDNVNGYTPSVTVLTPGQQVTWDPVAQKATMAEMPVADIAGWKNARLAFNNSTLREVADVLERWYNVSISFKQTTTAQKRITVTLSANRPLEETLRVLSAGSRFTYKINNRQVTIH
- a CDS encoding AraC family transcriptional regulator, producing the protein MRTQLITPLPALAGYVSHIMVLESERLAFDTFLPLIAKGYPSVVFQLTASHLKVDHLVLYGQNIRPILLPVSGPTTLIAYFLYPHTLKALFGWSARELTDLSVDISLSEPARDMRVREQLLNAPSLEQRLTLMNNYFLRLISPGKLDIHQPVLFATRMIQQHSGALSMLKVQQELYVTERTLQRMFDMHVGVSPKTFGRICQFDAALRQLGGNGFTDMAGVAFQHGYADQSHLIRAFRDFTGLTPLEYQKAATDFPA
- a CDS encoding RNA polymerase sigma-70 factor, whose product is MSEALHDLSDYSLLEQCRLDNVKAFEILFDRYSRRLYNYALNYLQDKGIAEETMMDLMLWVWEKRQQLDPDVQLAPYLFRAIKNAVIKAMTKKSLAMLPIEQAFDDETLLTPAADNQMNCHELTQAYLDKLDELSPQRQRVFKMSRHEHRSHAEIAKELNLSLFTVKNHIKASLNHFRHHLKDYTDVTMVVIFYWWMP
- a CDS encoding dihydrofolate reductase family protein, with product MRKLILQMQLSVDGFAAAADGSGSWMVWSYGDNWTWDPALQDYHTALIASADEILLSRKMAEEGFIGHWEKMAGQVNNPQAVFAGHIRDAGKVVFTHTLDQSNWPNTVLAKGDLTAEVKALKKKQGKNMIVFGGVSFVSALIAAGLIDEYHLIINPAAIGRGMPVFDKVQGVLGLSLVNTTAYPSGIVVLQYRYAG